A portion of the Nitrospira defluvii genome contains these proteins:
- a CDS encoding 2-oxoacid:acceptor oxidoreductase family protein: MAKRFNIRMAGVGGQGVVTGSHILSTAVINAGGESTIVPFYGSEKRMAPVESYVRVSDEPIYEIGEITFPHIIIIFHPQVITHGKSYTMPFYFGLKEDGIALINNDGPMKLHKDQARELEERRAKLYYFPATKISLDVAGMDLATNMALMGCIGAITGLTNMIGLEQAVKDRFLGKGFVVSGGTAALDSVVERKFKKKQELIEKNVAVMRAGWNYAVDHGWASPEVKRAEEPVAAAAAN; the protein is encoded by the coding sequence ATGGCGAAACGATTCAACATCCGTATGGCCGGCGTGGGTGGCCAGGGCGTCGTCACCGGCTCACACATTCTGAGTACCGCGGTGATCAATGCGGGCGGAGAAAGTACGATTGTTCCGTTCTACGGATCAGAAAAGCGGATGGCTCCGGTCGAAAGTTACGTGCGGGTGTCGGATGAGCCGATTTATGAAATCGGTGAGATCACCTTTCCGCACATCATCATCATCTTCCATCCTCAGGTCATCACTCACGGAAAGTCGTATACCATGCCGTTCTACTTTGGCTTGAAGGAAGACGGTATTGCGCTGATCAACAACGATGGACCGATGAAATTGCACAAGGATCAGGCCCGTGAATTGGAAGAACGTCGCGCCAAGCTGTATTACTTCCCAGCTACCAAGATCTCCCTGGATGTCGCCGGGATGGATTTGGCCACCAACATGGCACTGATGGGGTGCATTGGTGCAATTACCGGTTTGACGAATATGATTGGCTTGGAGCAGGCCGTGAAAGATCGCTTCCTCGGGAAGGGATTCGTGGTGTCTGGTGGTACTGCCGCATTGGATAGCGTCGTCGAGAGAAAGTTCAAGAAGAAGCAGGAGTTGATCGAGAAGAACGTCGCGGTGATGCGGGCCGGGTGGAACTACGCGGTGGACCACGGTTGGGCTTCTCCGGAAGTAAAGCGCGCGGAAGAGCCGGTGGCTGCAGCCGCCGCGAACTAG
- a CDS encoding carbon monoxide dehydrogenase beta subunit family protein: protein MGTTQDTRERIIVPGPAGFHPPSAAQLGVSLPDPGQGLYYGLLEPNEDVVIEEMARKMLTSPNATIFPGPLVLWAWNNHAVEKAQAVLEIAAQIPDVMIIPMPDYRPKYPKIDPEEVINPNHPNLTIWGNKIEACIFIGVHCHYANLTLKMIRAGTNCCTMAICAEQGHEDAMLTIRDSDTLKLKKTAQIFKKVREEMGIKLPDNGENVRFTGTQSKVHNGKTHTNPMTFMPSAGGVGSAAVFGHSADQMKREG, encoded by the coding sequence GTGGGAACGACACAAGATACGAGAGAACGGATTATCGTGCCGGGACCGGCAGGGTTCCATCCGCCGTCAGCGGCTCAATTGGGGGTGTCGTTGCCTGATCCCGGGCAAGGCCTCTATTATGGACTTCTGGAGCCGAATGAAGACGTTGTCATCGAGGAGATGGCTCGAAAAATGCTGACGAGCCCGAATGCAACGATTTTCCCGGGGCCTCTCGTCCTGTGGGCATGGAACAACCATGCTGTTGAAAAGGCACAGGCGGTGTTGGAAATTGCTGCTCAGATTCCCGACGTGATGATTATCCCCATGCCGGACTATCGGCCCAAATATCCGAAGATTGACCCGGAAGAAGTCATCAACCCGAACCACCCCAATCTTACGATTTGGGGTAACAAAATTGAAGCGTGTATCTTTATTGGTGTGCACTGTCACTACGCCAATCTTACCCTTAAGATGATCCGTGCGGGGACCAATTGTTGCACGATGGCCATTTGCGCCGAGCAAGGGCACGAGGACGCCATGCTGACGATCCGGGATTCAGATACGTTGAAGTTGAAGAAAACGGCTCAAATCTTCAAAAAAGTCCGTGAAGAAATGGGCATTAAATTGCCCGACAATGGCGAAAACGTCCGCTTCACAGGCACTCAATCCAAGGTCCACAATGGCAAAACGCATACCAATCCTATGACTTTCATGCCTTCGGCTGGCGGCGTGGGTAGTGCTGCCGTTTTTGGTCACTCTGCTGATCAAATGAAACGCGAAGGCTAA
- a CDS encoding response regulator, whose translation MARQQYESSLRESEEKYRRLFESSRDAIMILYPPRWNFITCNPATVELFWARDEAHFTSLGPGDVSPEYQPDGELSMVKAPKAIEAAMREGFYLFEWMHKRVGGPNFLATVQLTRITLQGVEGLQATVRDITEQRRAETELRAYATFQRAILDNAGSAIISCRPDGIIQLFNPAAEALLGYTADELIGRQHPGIFHVPEEIVERARQLSEQFGTTIATGFDVFVEKCRRNLPNEQEWTYLRKDGTRRTVLLNITALRDADGKITGYLGVASDITPLKRTAQELLLAKEAAEDASRTKSQFLANMSHEIRTPMNGVLGMTELLLTTGLDIRQRHLTRTIQQSGEALLAIINDILDFSKIEAGKLQLERLDFDLQDTVDNAVELFATPAQRKGLELTCHMPSSIPRTLRGDPIRLRQALLNLISNALKFTATGEINVRIDAVSETDTTATLRFAVKDSGVGIPAEAHQRIFEAFSQADGTTTRRFGGTGLGLTIVKELVSLMQGQIGVESQVGHGSTFWFTAVFARQPPTVQEQHPEHALLKRRILVVDDTAANREILDDHLRSWGAIPVLAASAGEALAELRAATAKHPFELAILDFQMPDMDGMQLAQAIRADPQLASLPLLMLTSVGYDAGAPGVPAVDGWVTKPVRKTLLQQAILGLFRTGQRAPIRRPEPVLSEPVTTGCHPARLLLVEDTPVNREVATGMLDILGYSVHAVENGCLALEAVAREQFDLILMDCQMPVMDGFTATAAIRQQERHSGGGHHAPIIALTANAMDGDRTRCLAAGMDDYLAKPFTAAQLHTILKQWLIPPTADAPTPSIPAQTAPRQSTREYAPPARKAEIDKTAWEAIRSLQQPGRPDILAKVLTTYLNDSRILVEEIRAAVQARDPGALAKAAHRLKSSSAQLGVLATAAHCKELEHLGQVACLDDAARLLAQLAETHQAACTTIAAELRSPSAT comes from the coding sequence ATGGCGCGACAGCAGTACGAGTCGAGCCTACGGGAGAGCGAAGAGAAATACCGACGCCTCTTCGAATCGTCGCGCGACGCGATCATGATTTTGTATCCACCCCGCTGGAATTTTATTACCTGCAACCCGGCCACCGTCGAGCTGTTTTGGGCAAGGGACGAAGCGCACTTCACATCCCTCGGCCCTGGCGATGTGTCTCCCGAATATCAGCCGGACGGTGAGCTGTCCATGGTCAAGGCACCCAAGGCCATCGAGGCCGCCATGCGGGAAGGCTTCTACCTGTTCGAATGGATGCACAAACGAGTCGGCGGACCGAACTTTTTGGCGACCGTCCAGTTGACCCGCATCACACTCCAAGGCGTCGAGGGATTGCAGGCCACGGTTCGCGACATTACCGAGCAACGCCGGGCCGAAACCGAACTACGCGCCTATGCAACGTTTCAGCGAGCCATTCTGGACAATGCCGGCTCAGCGATTATTTCCTGCCGGCCTGACGGCATCATACAACTGTTCAACCCGGCGGCAGAAGCGCTCCTTGGCTACACGGCCGACGAACTGATCGGCCGCCAACACCCGGGCATCTTTCATGTTCCCGAGGAAATTGTGGAGCGGGCCAGACAACTCTCCGAACAATTCGGCACGACCATCGCCACGGGATTCGACGTCTTCGTGGAAAAATGCCGACGCAATTTGCCCAATGAGCAAGAGTGGACGTACCTTCGCAAAGACGGCACCAGGAGAACGGTGCTGCTCAATATCACAGCACTGCGAGACGCTGACGGCAAGATCACGGGCTACCTCGGCGTCGCCTCCGACATTACCCCGCTCAAACGCACCGCACAGGAATTACTGCTGGCAAAGGAAGCTGCGGAGGACGCCAGCCGCACGAAGTCACAATTTCTCGCCAATATGAGCCATGAGATCCGGACGCCGATGAACGGCGTCCTCGGCATGACCGAGTTGTTGCTCACGACCGGGCTCGATATTCGGCAACGCCACCTGACACGGACCATTCAACAATCCGGCGAAGCCCTCCTGGCCATCATCAATGACATCCTCGACTTCTCCAAAATTGAAGCGGGCAAACTGCAGCTGGAACGACTGGACTTTGATCTTCAGGATACGGTGGACAATGCCGTGGAACTCTTTGCCACCCCGGCCCAACGCAAAGGGCTGGAGCTCACCTGCCACATGCCGAGTTCGATTCCGCGAACGCTTCGTGGCGACCCAATCAGGCTTCGCCAGGCACTACTGAACCTCATCAGCAATGCGCTGAAGTTTACCGCAACCGGGGAAATCAACGTGCGCATCGACGCAGTGAGCGAGACAGACACCACCGCGACCCTGCGATTCGCCGTGAAAGATTCCGGCGTCGGCATTCCAGCCGAGGCTCATCAGCGCATCTTCGAAGCCTTCTCACAAGCCGATGGCACGACCACCCGCCGCTTCGGTGGTACAGGCCTCGGACTCACGATCGTGAAGGAACTCGTTTCCCTCATGCAGGGACAGATCGGCGTGGAGAGCCAGGTCGGCCACGGCTCCACCTTTTGGTTTACGGCGGTCTTTGCGCGACAACCGCCGACCGTCCAGGAGCAACATCCGGAACATGCCCTGCTCAAACGACGAATTCTCGTCGTCGATGACACCGCCGCCAATCGCGAGATTCTGGATGATCATCTCCGCTCGTGGGGAGCGATCCCCGTGCTGGCCGCGTCCGCTGGCGAGGCGCTCGCGGAGCTTCGAGCGGCCACCGCGAAGCACCCGTTCGAGTTGGCCATTCTCGATTTTCAAATGCCGGACATGGACGGCATGCAACTGGCCCAAGCGATTCGGGCTGATCCGCAATTGGCCTCACTTCCCCTGTTGATGCTCACGTCCGTGGGGTACGACGCCGGAGCGCCTGGGGTGCCCGCAGTCGATGGCTGGGTGACCAAACCTGTCAGGAAAACCTTGTTGCAACAGGCCATTCTGGGCCTCTTCCGGACAGGACAGCGTGCACCGATACGCCGTCCGGAGCCGGTGCTATCGGAACCAGTGACAACAGGCTGCCACCCGGCACGTCTTCTCCTCGTCGAAGACACACCGGTCAACCGGGAGGTGGCTACCGGGATGTTGGACATCCTGGGATACTCTGTGCATGCCGTCGAGAACGGGTGTCTCGCGCTGGAGGCTGTCGCACGAGAACAGTTCGATCTTATTCTGATGGATTGCCAGATGCCGGTAATGGACGGCTTCACGGCCACCGCCGCCATCCGACAACAGGAGCGTCACTCAGGGGGTGGGCACCATGCCCCCATCATCGCCTTGACCGCGAATGCGATGGACGGCGATCGCACCCGCTGTCTCGCCGCCGGCATGGACGATTATCTGGCCAAGCCGTTTACGGCGGCACAACTGCACACGATCCTGAAGCAATGGCTGATTCCACCTACGGCTGACGCTCCAACTCCGTCCATACCCGCACAGACTGCGCCACGACAATCGACGCGCGAGTACGCTCCTCCTGCCAGGAAAGCGGAAATCGACAAGACCGCCTGGGAGGCGATTCGATCACTGCAACAACCAGGGCGTCCTGATATTTTGGCGAAAGTCCTCACCACGTATCTGAACGACTCCCGAATACTCGTGGAAGAGATTCGGGCTGCAGTACAGGCTCGCGATCCCGGCGCCCTCGCCAAAGCCGCGCACCGATTAAAGTCCAGCAGCGCGCAGCTCGGCGTCTTGGCCACGGCGGCTCACTGCAAAGAGCTGGAACACCTGGGACAAGTCGCCTGCCTCGACGACGCCGCCCGCCTGCTAGCCCAATTGGCTGAGACACATCAGGCCGCCTGCACCACCATCGCCGCTGAACTTCGAAGCCCATCCGCGACCTAA
- a CDS encoding ABC transporter substrate-binding protein, with protein MRRLIHLITALGFALALSTLWLTASLDSACAESSRIVVLSGQDLKPYQDVLAGLQQSLTKQGINLPVEIRTAQSAPSIAGVLEDIKKNGARLVVTLGSAATQAAVRDVGQVPIIATMIVTADDINAASNATAVLLDFPLDLQMQWLHRIVPAANTVGVLFNPKENQTKVSHALRIAKENGLSLVTQAVDTPRALPDALENLSRHVDALWGISDSVVMTPQTAEPILLSTLRNKIPLAGLSASWVKAGALYALDRDYLDIGSQCGEIAGKILGGISASSLAPTFPRKVTYSVNLKTAGAMNLELPQDVVRGATHIFQ; from the coding sequence ATGCGTCGACTCATCCACCTTATAACGGCACTGGGGTTCGCGCTGGCCCTCAGCACCCTCTGGCTCACCGCGAGCCTCGATTCGGCATGCGCTGAATCCAGCCGTATCGTGGTGTTGAGCGGGCAGGACCTCAAACCTTATCAGGACGTGCTCGCAGGACTTCAACAATCGCTGACCAAACAAGGGATCAATCTGCCGGTGGAAATCCGGACTGCCCAAAGCGCCCCTTCGATTGCCGGGGTGCTGGAGGACATCAAGAAAAACGGCGCCCGGTTGGTGGTGACGCTAGGCAGTGCCGCCACACAAGCCGCCGTGCGCGACGTGGGGCAGGTGCCCATCATCGCGACCATGATTGTCACGGCCGATGACATTAACGCTGCCTCCAACGCCACAGCTGTCTTGCTCGACTTTCCCCTGGATCTCCAAATGCAGTGGCTCCACCGTATCGTCCCCGCCGCCAATACCGTCGGCGTGCTCTTTAACCCCAAGGAAAACCAGACCAAGGTGAGCCATGCTCTGCGCATCGCTAAAGAAAATGGCCTCAGCCTTGTGACTCAAGCGGTAGACACACCTCGAGCTCTTCCCGATGCGTTGGAAAACCTCTCACGCCATGTCGATGCGCTCTGGGGCATCTCGGATTCGGTCGTGATGACTCCTCAAACTGCCGAACCGATTCTGCTGAGTACGCTTCGTAACAAGATTCCGCTGGCGGGGTTGTCCGCGTCGTGGGTCAAGGCAGGCGCATTGTACGCATTAGATCGGGACTACCTCGACATCGGAAGCCAATGCGGAGAGATTGCCGGGAAAATTCTCGGGGGGATCAGTGCCTCGTCCCTTGCGCCGACATTCCCGCGCAAAGTGACCTACTCGGTGAATCTGAAAACAGCCGGTGCCATGAACCTGGAATTGCCCCAGGATGTCGTACGCGGCGCCACGCATATTTTCCAATAA
- the queF gene encoding preQ(1) synthase, with amino-acid sequence MGGKKPKRKGTTTKLGYNERHAKSGISTVLPDIETFPNQYKGYEITIVIPEYTAICPKTNLPDFGTITLHYKPDKACLELKALKMYIHAYRNIGIFYENAVNRILRDVVASCRPVWAKVTGEFAARGGLRSVIEARYPE; translated from the coding sequence ATGGGCGGCAAGAAACCGAAGCGGAAGGGTACAACCACCAAGCTGGGCTACAACGAGCGTCACGCGAAGAGTGGGATTTCCACCGTACTGCCTGACATCGAGACGTTTCCCAATCAATACAAGGGATACGAGATTACGATTGTCATCCCAGAGTACACGGCCATCTGCCCCAAGACCAATCTGCCGGACTTTGGCACCATCACCCTTCACTATAAACCGGACAAAGCCTGCCTTGAGCTCAAAGCGCTCAAAATGTATATCCACGCCTATCGAAATATTGGCATTTTTTACGAAAATGCCGTGAACCGAATTCTGCGCGACGTCGTAGCATCCTGCCGGCCGGTCTGGGCTAAAGTCACAGGAGAATTCGCCGCTCGTGGTGGACTTCGAAGCGTGATCGAAGCCAGATACCCCGAGTAG
- a CDS encoding methylenetetrahydrofolate reductase C-terminal domain-containing protein produces MPIRVLVPGEEHGDQHVGGVHKRPPIPDGSLKAECPKFMSHGPCGGVRRGGFCEVYPDMTCPWVTLFHKLQDLGQLEWMKQV; encoded by the coding sequence ATGCCGATACGAGTCCTTGTCCCGGGCGAAGAACATGGCGACCAGCATGTAGGAGGTGTCCACAAGCGGCCACCGATCCCTGACGGCTCCCTCAAGGCCGAATGTCCGAAATTCATGAGTCACGGACCATGCGGGGGCGTCCGCAGAGGGGGGTTTTGCGAAGTCTACCCGGACATGACCTGCCCCTGGGTGACGCTGTTCCATAAACTTCAAGACCTAGGCCAACTGGAATGGATGAAACAAGTCTAA
- a CDS encoding thiamine pyrophosphate-dependent enzyme: MSLDYVKFSNGFEKFMPKEYRDMVEHGPFGKKVSVSQMGSFKEVLEEHPMCAGCAMTLFIRLAMIAFPNPEDTITVGTAGCGRLAISQAAIPFVYGNYGDQNGVASGLSRGLRLRFGDKPKDVVVMAGDGGTADIGFQQVLHSWFRKERFTTIMLDNEVYGNTGGQESGMTNRGAVLKMAPLGKKFEKMDMLQMAKVAGCAYVATVVPNNPRRVESVIKKAVLIAREVGSTYIQAYTSCNIEYAIPTDKVMEDAKNVENDRYQFTEYISDEAKQYLTERYGYKEFLQKPAAQTQSLPKA; the protein is encoded by the coding sequence ATGAGCCTTGATTACGTCAAGTTTTCAAACGGCTTTGAGAAGTTTATGCCGAAAGAATATCGGGACATGGTCGAGCATGGTCCCTTCGGAAAAAAAGTCTCTGTCTCGCAGATGGGGTCTTTTAAGGAAGTGCTCGAGGAACATCCAATGTGCGCCGGATGCGCCATGACCCTCTTCATTCGCCTTGCCATGATTGCATTCCCTAACCCCGAGGATACCATCACCGTCGGCACCGCCGGTTGCGGGCGTTTGGCGATTTCACAAGCTGCCATTCCATTTGTGTATGGGAACTATGGTGACCAAAATGGTGTGGCGAGCGGTCTGTCCAGAGGTCTGCGTCTACGTTTCGGTGACAAACCCAAGGACGTGGTCGTGATGGCCGGCGACGGTGGTACGGCCGACATTGGGTTTCAGCAGGTGCTTCACTCCTGGTTCCGCAAGGAGCGCTTCACGACGATCATGCTGGACAATGAAGTCTATGGAAACACCGGTGGACAGGAAAGCGGCATGACGAATCGCGGTGCCGTATTGAAGATGGCTCCGCTCGGTAAGAAGTTTGAGAAGATGGACATGCTGCAGATGGCCAAGGTTGCTGGGTGTGCCTACGTTGCGACCGTGGTTCCCAACAATCCTCGCCGAGTGGAGAGCGTGATCAAGAAAGCTGTGCTGATCGCTAGAGAGGTTGGGTCCACCTATATTCAGGCTTACACCTCCTGCAACATTGAGTATGCAATTCCGACCGACAAGGTCATGGAAGATGCGAAGAATGTTGAGAACGATCGATATCAGTTTACGGAGTACATCAGCGACGAGGCGAAGCAGTATTTGACGGAGCGGTACGGCTACAAAGAGTTTTTGCAGAAGCCGGCAGCCCAAACCCAAAGCCTTCCGAAGGCATAG
- a CDS encoding transketolase C-terminal domain-containing protein: protein MSEALDPKQKTGTQADPATSVSAPKAQVKQDPHAAAKQQKVVTPEYLFLEAPRTKEFITGSEAAKEAIRRSNVDLAIAYPITPQSETMQLVGVLYGEGYVKEYYRGEEEVGVMAAIAGGSRAGVRCYTATAGPGTLRGLEGIASWPGHRLPVVAMFTCRVVNAPLAIQPDNIEVSYLLNCGMIVFHAENQQDMFDFTLAGFTISEKNDVTLPVGVCCDGFFVTHARGYVRMQDRSLKLPPREPWRGAVPVLDAENPPARLSRDAPVQKSNFMAYNIHAVWQQEVWAAVERSRKYINQYLGGLLTAENVDGAEAIIVASGSAAAQSREAVRLCAEKGIKVGLIKVRSLRPFPTQELRQLCGKAKLIVVPEFNYVGWLAKEVATAIYGFSNAKIIGGPRVYGGQSMPVELIVDEVESGLTGKKSTNVAISQVMGASTADHEAMGHFMRSI, encoded by the coding sequence ATGAGCGAAGCATTGGACCCAAAGCAAAAGACCGGTACCCAGGCTGATCCTGCCACGAGTGTGTCGGCCCCTAAGGCACAAGTGAAGCAGGATCCACATGCAGCGGCGAAGCAGCAGAAGGTCGTGACCCCCGAATATCTGTTCTTGGAAGCTCCCAGGACTAAGGAATTCATCACTGGGAGTGAAGCAGCTAAGGAGGCTATTCGTCGATCTAACGTAGACCTTGCGATTGCATACCCGATTACCCCACAAAGCGAGACCATGCAGTTGGTTGGTGTGCTGTATGGGGAAGGGTATGTGAAGGAATACTACCGTGGTGAGGAAGAAGTCGGGGTCATGGCGGCGATTGCGGGGGGCTCGCGAGCTGGCGTTCGCTGTTATACAGCGACCGCCGGTCCAGGAACCCTGAGAGGCCTGGAAGGGATTGCTTCCTGGCCAGGGCACCGACTCCCAGTAGTGGCCATGTTTACCTGTCGAGTGGTGAATGCCCCGTTGGCCATTCAACCGGACAATATTGAAGTCTCCTACCTGCTGAATTGCGGTATGATCGTGTTCCACGCTGAGAACCAGCAGGATATGTTTGATTTTACGCTGGCCGGGTTCACGATCAGTGAGAAGAACGACGTAACCTTGCCGGTCGGAGTGTGCTGCGATGGCTTCTTCGTAACCCATGCACGAGGATACGTACGGATGCAGGATCGAAGCCTGAAGCTTCCACCGCGTGAGCCTTGGCGGGGCGCCGTTCCTGTTCTTGATGCAGAGAATCCTCCGGCTCGCCTCTCTCGCGATGCCCCGGTTCAGAAATCGAATTTTATGGCCTACAATATCCACGCAGTGTGGCAGCAGGAGGTGTGGGCAGCTGTCGAGCGTTCGAGAAAGTACATCAACCAGTACTTAGGTGGCTTGCTGACTGCTGAAAACGTGGATGGAGCGGAAGCCATCATCGTCGCTTCAGGGAGCGCAGCGGCGCAATCTCGTGAAGCGGTCAGGCTGTGCGCCGAAAAGGGAATCAAGGTTGGTCTGATTAAGGTACGCTCGCTGCGTCCATTCCCGACCCAGGAACTTCGCCAGCTTTGTGGCAAGGCCAAATTGATCGTCGTGCCTGAGTTCAACTACGTTGGATGGTTAGCTAAGGAAGTGGCCACTGCCATCTACGGATTCTCCAATGCCAAGATTATTGGTGGACCGCGGGTTTATGGTGGGCAGTCCATGCCTGTGGAGTTGATTGTTGATGAAGTCGAGTCCGGTTTGACGGGTAAGAAGTCGACGAACGTAGCGATCTCACAGGTCATGGGTGCATCAACCGCAGACCATGAGGCTATGGGACACTTTATGCGCAGCATCTAA
- a CDS encoding TonB-dependent receptor plug domain-containing protein — translation MRVFAVAGCFLTATILTALIPPSHAASRIENAPSVQRDALLDLPEVPLSAPSDDHEAVGQESTLFEEIPSVYGAAKYDQKVNEAPAAVIIITADQIKKYGYRNFAQILDSVPGLFTNNDRNYGYLGIRGFNRPGDYTSRVLLLIDNHRLNDAVYDSGGTSTEMPIDVDLIDRVEIIKGPGSSLYGTNAFLGVVNVITKQGRDLKGAEVSGEASSFNTYRSRLSYGNKFSNGLEMLLSGSFSDSEGHRELSYPAFSSTNNGIAKDADRDNLNFYTGKLSYADFTLTGGYQWRKKNVPTAAFGTVFNDNRFNTVDERSYLDLSYQHEFLSQINVKARLYYDRYYYRAHLPYDYARAGTPPFTINKDAAHTDWWGGELTLTKRFFDSHKVTIGTEYRDQFRQNQSNADLDPPATYLDDKRHSSFVAFYVQDEWAIADHLVLNAGVRHDEYSTFGGTTNPRLALISNWDKTTVKLLYGQAFRAPNPYEQFYVTSTTFKASPNLKPEKIKTYEFVVEQYLGDHLRALSSLYQYNISGLISQTIDQTDGLLFFSNTDNITSRGMELTLEGKWPSGFEGRLSYALQTTKNDDTDQKLTNSPQHLGKANLIVPIVADKLFAGIEGRYTSSRLTLAGNNASPFYILNVSLFSQQIVKGWELSGHINNLMNQQYGYPGSGEHIQDVIDQDGRTFWVKLKYRF, via the coding sequence GTGAGAGTGTTCGCAGTCGCCGGCTGCTTCTTGACGGCCACGATCCTGACGGCTCTCATCCCCCCATCCCATGCGGCCTCGCGCATTGAGAATGCTCCCTCGGTGCAAAGGGATGCCTTGCTGGATCTCCCCGAGGTGCCCCTGTCAGCCCCATCAGACGACCACGAAGCCGTGGGCCAGGAAAGTACGCTCTTTGAAGAAATTCCCTCGGTCTATGGTGCGGCCAAGTATGACCAGAAGGTAAATGAGGCGCCGGCGGCCGTCATCATCATCACGGCCGACCAGATCAAGAAATACGGCTACAGAAATTTTGCGCAGATTCTCGACAGCGTGCCGGGCTTGTTTACCAACAACGATCGAAACTACGGCTACCTGGGAATTCGCGGCTTCAATCGGCCAGGCGATTATACCTCTCGTGTCCTGCTGCTAATCGATAACCATCGACTCAACGATGCCGTGTACGACTCAGGCGGTACCAGCACGGAAATGCCGATCGATGTTGACTTGATCGACCGGGTGGAAATCATCAAAGGACCCGGATCCTCGCTATATGGCACCAATGCGTTTTTGGGTGTGGTCAACGTGATCACGAAGCAGGGACGGGACCTGAAGGGCGCCGAGGTTTCCGGGGAAGCCAGCAGCTTCAATACGTATCGAAGCCGACTCAGTTACGGCAATAAGTTTTCGAACGGGCTTGAGATGCTCCTGTCCGGCTCCTTCTCCGATAGTGAAGGGCATCGCGAGTTGTCGTACCCGGCATTCTCCTCGACCAATAACGGCATTGCGAAGGACGCGGATCGGGACAACCTAAATTTCTACACCGGCAAGCTGAGCTATGCGGATTTCACACTGACGGGCGGGTATCAATGGCGAAAGAAAAATGTGCCGACTGCCGCCTTTGGAACAGTGTTCAATGACAACCGGTTCAATACCGTCGACGAACGTTCCTATCTCGACCTGAGCTACCAACACGAATTCCTGAGCCAGATCAACGTGAAAGCACGGCTCTATTACGATCGATATTACTATCGCGCACATCTTCCCTATGACTACGCCCGAGCCGGCACTCCCCCGTTTACCATCAATAAGGATGCTGCGCACACCGACTGGTGGGGAGGCGAACTCACGCTCACAAAACGGTTCTTCGACAGCCACAAAGTCACGATCGGAACCGAGTATCGAGATCAGTTCCGTCAAAACCAAAGCAACGCGGACCTTGATCCGCCGGCCACCTACCTCGACGACAAGCGCCATTCCAGCTTTGTAGCATTTTACGTGCAGGACGAATGGGCGATTGCCGACCACCTGGTCTTGAACGCGGGGGTTCGGCACGATGAGTACAGCACCTTCGGGGGCACTACCAATCCTCGGCTGGCCCTGATCTCGAACTGGGACAAGACCACCGTGAAATTATTGTATGGGCAGGCGTTCCGGGCCCCCAATCCCTATGAACAGTTCTATGTGACGTCAACCACCTTCAAGGCCAGTCCCAATCTTAAACCGGAAAAGATCAAGACTTATGAATTCGTCGTCGAGCAGTACTTAGGGGACCATCTTCGAGCCCTCAGCAGTCTTTACCAATACAACATCTCCGGCCTAATCAGTCAGACCATCGACCAAACCGACGGCCTCCTATTTTTCAGCAATACCGACAACATCACCTCTAGGGGCATGGAACTTACATTGGAAGGGAAATGGCCGTCAGGCTTCGAAGGCCGGTTAAGCTACGCCCTGCAAACTACAAAAAACGATGACACCGATCAAAAGCTCACGAACTCCCCCCAACATCTCGGGAAAGCCAACTTAATCGTACCCATCGTAGCGGATAAGCTGTTCGCCGGGATCGAGGGCCGCTATACCAGTTCACGCCTTACCCTCGCAGGAAATAACGCCAGCCCCTTTTACATTCTCAATGTGTCGCTCTTCAGTCAACAGATCGTCAAAGGGTGGGAGCTATCCGGGCACATCAACAACCTGATGAACCAGCAATACGGCTACCCCGGCTCGGGGGAACACATACAGGATGTCATTGACCAGGATGGCCGGACATTCTGGGTGAAGCTGAAGTACCGCTTCTAA